In a single window of the Desulfobacterales bacterium genome:
- a CDS encoding bifunctional 3,4-dihydroxy-2-butanone-4-phosphate synthase/GTP cyclohydrolase II, protein MALLTIEEAIKEIKAGRMVILADDEDRENEGDLTMAAEMVTPEAINFMAKYGRGLICLSMTGEKIDSLALPLMVENNESRFETGFTVSIEARDGVTTGISAADRATTIQTAMADDARPFDVVRPGHVFPLRARDGGVIVRTGQTEGSVDLARLAGLKPGGVICEIMDEDGTMARMPSLEKFSKAHGIGICTIADLIEYRMRNESFIHRVAETTLPTSFGGKFKAIVYENEVDDYLHIALIKGEINPEKSMLVRVHSECLTGDTFGSLRCDCGEQLHAAMKMMENEGAGVLLYIRQEGRGIGLVNKIRAYDLQDRGLDTVEANLELGFQPDLRNYGIGAQILVDLGVKKMRLLTNNPKKMVGLQGYGLSIEKQVPIEIEPNEFNRRYLECKKLRMGHTLQLVNA, encoded by the coding sequence ATGGCGTTGTTGACAATTGAAGAAGCAATTAAAGAGATTAAAGCCGGTCGAATGGTTATTCTGGCGGATGATGAGGATCGTGAAAATGAAGGTGATCTGACGATGGCGGCCGAAATGGTAACGCCGGAGGCCATAAATTTCATGGCGAAATACGGCCGGGGCCTGATATGCCTGTCCATGACCGGTGAGAAGATCGATTCTCTGGCACTGCCGTTAATGGTGGAAAACAACGAGTCCCGATTTGAAACCGGTTTCACCGTTTCCATTGAGGCCAGAGACGGTGTGACAACCGGTATCTCGGCAGCCGACAGGGCGACAACCATTCAGACCGCGATGGCCGATGACGCCAGACCGTTCGATGTGGTCCGGCCGGGGCATGTGTTTCCGCTCCGGGCGCGGGACGGAGGGGTGATCGTCAGAACCGGCCAGACCGAAGGGTCTGTGGATCTGGCCCGGCTGGCCGGATTGAAACCGGGCGGAGTGATTTGTGAAATTATGGATGAAGACGGCACCATGGCACGAATGCCGTCGCTTGAAAAGTTCAGTAAGGCGCACGGAATAGGCATTTGCACCATTGCGGACCTGATTGAATACCGGATGCGCAATGAAAGTTTTATCCATCGCGTGGCCGAGACTACCTTGCCTACCTCCTTCGGCGGGAAATTTAAAGCTATCGTGTATGAGAACGAAGTGGATGATTATCTTCATATCGCGTTGATCAAGGGAGAAATCAATCCGGAAAAATCAATGCTGGTACGCGTGCATTCGGAATGTCTGACCGGGGATACGTTTGGATCACTTCGATGTGATTGCGGGGAGCAGCTGCACGCCGCCATGAAAATGATGGAGAATGAAGGGGCCGGAGTGCTGTTGTATATCCGTCAGGAAGGCCGCGGTATCGGTCTGGTAAACAAAATCAGGGCCTATGACCTGCAGGATCGGGGATTGGATACGGTAGAGGCCAATCTGGAACTCGGGTTCCAGCCGGATCTTCGAAATTACGGCATCGGCGCCCAGATTCTGGTGGATCTGGGGGTCAAAAAAATGCGGTTGCTGACCAATAATCCGAAGAAGATGGTAGGGCTTCAGGGATATGGGCTCAGCATCGAAAAACAGGTGCCGATAGAGATCGAGCCCAATGAATTCAACCGGCGTTATCTGGAATGTAAAAAATTAAGAATGGGGCATACGCTTCAGTTGGTCAACGCATGA